A single window of Narcine bancroftii isolate sNarBan1 chromosome 13, sNarBan1.hap1, whole genome shotgun sequence DNA harbors:
- the LOC138749023 gene encoding apoptosis regulator BAX-like isoform X1, protein MAEAGAGDCGCGAAKGQRRRNASGRAATARPMDQDSEQIMRTGETLLRGFIVDRTNRGVDGCDVSLTVTELGGQEDELCKPDLKRLANCLRQIGDELDSNMELQRMIDDISTQCPKETFIKVAKEQFADGVINWGRVVTLFYFACKLVVKALCQKIPELIQTIISWTMEYIREHILRWIRDIGGWEALLGTPTWQIIAIFSLGVLSTLAVVWWKSS, encoded by the exons ATGGCGGAAGCGGGCGCCGGCGACTGTGGCTGTGGTGCTGCCAAGGGCCAGAGGCGGAGGAATGCGTCCGGGCGGGCTGCCACGGCGAGGCCGATGG ACCAAGATAGTGAGCAAATCATGCGCACGGGGGAAACACTTTTACGGGG ATTTATCGTGGATCGAACCAATAGAGGTGTTGATGGTTGTGACGTGTCTTTAACTGTCACTGAGCTTGGTGGTCAAGAGGATGAACTATGTAAACCTGACCTGAAACGCCTTGCCAATTGCCTGAGGCAGATCGGAGACGAGCTCGATAGCAACATGGAACTGCAAAG GATGATCGATGACATTAGCACCCAGTGTCCAAAGGAGACGTTCATCAAAGTGGCCAAGGAACAGTTTGCTGACGGAGTCATCAACTGGGGAAGAGTGGTGACTCTCTTTTATTTTGCCTGCAAACTTGTTGTGAAG GCGCTATGCCAGAAGATTCCAGAGCTGATCCAAACTATAATCAGTTGGACGATGGAATACATCCGGGAGCATATTCTACGTTGGATTCGAGACATTGGGGGATGG GAAGCACTGCTGGGTACCCCCACCTGGCAAATCATTGCCATCTTTAGCCTGGGAGTCCTCTCCACTctggctgtggtgtggtggaaatCGTCCTAA
- the LOC138749023 gene encoding apoptosis regulator BAX-like isoform X2, with protein sequence MRTGETLLRGFIVDRTNRGVDGCDVSLTVTELGGQEDELCKPDLKRLANCLRQIGDELDSNMELQRMIDDISTQCPKETFIKVAKEQFADGVINWGRVVTLFYFACKLVVKALCQKIPELIQTIISWTMEYIREHILRWIRDIGGWEALLGTPTWQIIAIFSLGVLSTLAVVWWKSS encoded by the exons ATGCGCACGGGGGAAACACTTTTACGGGG ATTTATCGTGGATCGAACCAATAGAGGTGTTGATGGTTGTGACGTGTCTTTAACTGTCACTGAGCTTGGTGGTCAAGAGGATGAACTATGTAAACCTGACCTGAAACGCCTTGCCAATTGCCTGAGGCAGATCGGAGACGAGCTCGATAGCAACATGGAACTGCAAAG GATGATCGATGACATTAGCACCCAGTGTCCAAAGGAGACGTTCATCAAAGTGGCCAAGGAACAGTTTGCTGACGGAGTCATCAACTGGGGAAGAGTGGTGACTCTCTTTTATTTTGCCTGCAAACTTGTTGTGAAG GCGCTATGCCAGAAGATTCCAGAGCTGATCCAAACTATAATCAGTTGGACGATGGAATACATCCGGGAGCATATTCTACGTTGGATTCGAGACATTGGGGGATGG GAAGCACTGCTGGGTACCCCCACCTGGCAAATCATTGCCATCTTTAGCCTGGGAGTCCTCTCCACTctggctgtggtgtggtggaaatCGTCCTAA